Proteins found in one Cellulomonas palmilytica genomic segment:
- a CDS encoding ABC transporter substrate-binding protein yields the protein MTPRTRRTLAALSALVVLLLAACSGSADAASPASSSNGAATSAPVKRTTTTVTDETGRKVELDLPVASVASGLGGNQYILELIRAVGDPSRVVAATESQINTPGWAGYWDDFAFYDETSPVFVAGETGSFNYDKLIELKPDVLLTGSNSPWQEAEAKLEPFGIKVLVFTAWEPRFSEHNIELLGQLFGTQDRAEDYTASLTGEIEALLAERLAGLKEEDKVRVYFEGQKDYVAGIPGGWDWVIRYAGGANIYSDIIINGGLGWNQIDVDPADIVSRNPEFIIKNGVADKPQGLYEPWTREEFEATAQSLVSRPGFDHIDAVKNGRVWITNNYLTSAASKWVGALYLATWLYPERFEGVDPESYFQAWVTQYQQSEYHPAADYIHHAGEAS from the coding sequence ATGACACCCCGTACCCGCAGGACGCTCGCCGCGCTGAGCGCGCTCGTCGTCCTCCTCCTGGCCGCCTGCTCGGGCAGCGCCGACGCGGCGAGCCCCGCCTCGTCGTCGAACGGCGCGGCGACGAGCGCCCCCGTGAAGCGCACGACGACCACCGTGACCGACGAGACCGGCCGCAAGGTCGAGCTCGACCTGCCCGTCGCGAGCGTCGCGTCCGGGCTCGGCGGCAACCAGTACATCCTCGAGCTCATCCGCGCGGTCGGTGACCCGAGCCGCGTCGTCGCCGCGACCGAGAGCCAGATCAACACGCCCGGCTGGGCGGGCTACTGGGACGACTTCGCGTTCTACGACGAGACGTCGCCCGTGTTCGTCGCGGGCGAGACCGGCTCGTTCAACTACGACAAGCTCATCGAGCTCAAGCCCGACGTGCTGCTCACGGGTTCGAACAGCCCGTGGCAGGAGGCCGAGGCGAAGCTCGAGCCGTTCGGCATCAAGGTCCTGGTGTTCACCGCGTGGGAGCCGCGGTTCTCCGAGCACAACATCGAGCTGCTCGGTCAGCTGTTCGGCACGCAGGACCGCGCCGAGGACTACACCGCCTCGCTCACGGGCGAGATCGAGGCCCTGCTGGCCGAGCGCCTCGCGGGCCTGAAGGAGGAGGACAAGGTCCGCGTCTACTTCGAGGGCCAGAAGGACTACGTCGCGGGCATCCCCGGCGGCTGGGACTGGGTCATCCGGTACGCCGGCGGCGCGAACATCTACTCGGACATCATCATCAACGGCGGCCTGGGCTGGAACCAGATCGACGTGGACCCGGCGGACATCGTGTCCCGCAACCCTGAGTTCATCATCAAGAACGGCGTGGCCGACAAGCCGCAGGGCTTGTACGAGCCCTGGACGCGCGAGGAGTTCGAGGCCACCGCGCAGTCCCTGGTCTCGCGGCCCGGGTTCGACCACATCGACGCGGTGAAGAACGGCCGCGTGTGGATCACGAACAACTACCTCACGTCCGCGGCGTCCAAGTGGGTCGGCGCGCTGTACCTCGCGACGTGGCTCTACCCGGAGCGGTTCGAGGGCGTCGACCCCGAGTCGTACTTCCAGGCGTGGGTCACGCAGTATCAGCAGTCCGAGTACCACCCGGCCGCGGACTACATCCACCACGCCGGGGAGGCGTCGTGA
- a CDS encoding FecCD family ABC transporter permease, with amino-acid sequence MTDVLDRPTSPSSDPANGTGDPTPDQARARRPLRERVRSRTLVHTDRGRALVIGVGTVVVLLVAVVALTVGGAGIGLGDALTALGRKATGTVPADPDGQRILLQVWDLRVPRVLLALLAGAALAVAGVLFQGLLRNPLVSPYTLGIAPAAAFGAAFAILFVGPRDLGSSGGVGWVVVGALTVALLSSVLVLLLGAVKRGDPATLILLGIAVTQFFTAATSALQYTADQETLALIIQWTWGSVNGAEWFQVGVVALLVAIVFPLVQRQAGNVNAIAFAGDDAATSLGVPVARVRLGLIFTAVVITAVTIAFTGIIGFVGLVGPHIARLLIGGNHRFLLPFSMLTGGLLLVVADSVGRVALEPAVMPVGIVDALVGAPIFLYLILARRRAAA; translated from the coding sequence GTGACGGACGTCCTCGACCGTCCGACGAGCCCGTCGTCGGACCCCGCGAACGGCACGGGCGACCCCACGCCCGACCAGGCCCGGGCGCGCCGCCCGCTGCGCGAGCGCGTGCGCAGCCGCACGCTCGTGCACACCGACCGAGGCCGCGCGCTCGTCATCGGAGTCGGCACCGTCGTCGTGCTGCTCGTCGCCGTGGTCGCCCTGACCGTCGGCGGCGCGGGCATCGGGCTGGGCGACGCGCTCACCGCGCTCGGCCGCAAGGCGACGGGCACCGTCCCCGCCGACCCGGACGGGCAGCGCATCCTGCTGCAGGTGTGGGACCTGCGCGTCCCGCGCGTGCTGCTCGCGCTGCTCGCGGGCGCCGCGCTCGCGGTGGCCGGCGTGCTGTTCCAGGGCCTGCTGCGCAACCCGCTCGTCAGCCCGTACACGCTGGGCATCGCGCCGGCCGCCGCGTTCGGCGCGGCGTTCGCGATCCTGTTCGTCGGCCCGCGGGACCTGGGGTCGAGCGGCGGCGTGGGCTGGGTCGTCGTCGGGGCCCTCACCGTGGCGCTGCTCAGCTCGGTGCTCGTGCTGCTGCTCGGCGCGGTCAAGCGCGGCGACCCGGCCACGCTCATCCTGCTCGGCATCGCGGTCACGCAGTTCTTCACCGCCGCGACCTCTGCGCTGCAGTACACCGCCGACCAGGAGACCCTCGCGCTCATCATCCAGTGGACGTGGGGGTCGGTGAACGGCGCCGAGTGGTTCCAGGTGGGGGTCGTCGCGCTGCTCGTCGCGATCGTGTTCCCGCTGGTGCAGCGCCAGGCGGGCAACGTCAACGCGATCGCGTTCGCGGGGGACGACGCGGCCACGAGCCTCGGCGTCCCGGTCGCCCGGGTGCGCCTCGGGCTCATCTTCACGGCCGTCGTCATCACCGCGGTGACGATCGCGTTCACCGGGATCATCGGGTTCGTCGGCCTCGTCGGGCCGCACATCGCCCGGCTCCTCATCGGCGGCAACCACCGGTTCCTGCTGCCGTTCTCGATGCTGACGGGCGGCCTGCTGCTCGTCGTCGCCGACTCCGTGGGACGCGTGGCGCTCGAGCCCGCCGTCATGCCGGTCGGCATCGTCGACGCCCTCGTCGGGGCGCCGATCTTCCTGTACCTCATCCTCGCCCGACGGAGGGCCGCCGCATGA
- a CDS encoding ABC transporter ATP-binding protein: MTLEIEDLHFSYGRRTVLHGVDLHARRGELLGLLGPNGSGKSTLIKSVARIHRPTSGRLRWDGTVDLPRLSRRQLARLVAYVPQAIDVSFDLDVREAVVLGRTPYFGARPSAEDWRQVDRAIALLGLEDLVGRQVSRLSGGQAQRVLIARSVAQQPSILLLDEPTSALDIRYQLQTLQLARRIARTEGVAAVIAIHDLNQAARFCDSIALLRAGRVVAHGSPADVLTAERVEDVYGIRAEVTGRDGVVQVHPLVDDEDGEAAPVREAQLVA; encoded by the coding sequence ATGACGCTCGAGATCGAGGACCTGCACTTCTCCTACGGCAGGCGGACCGTGCTGCACGGCGTCGACCTGCACGCGCGCCGCGGCGAGCTGCTCGGCCTGCTGGGGCCCAACGGCTCCGGCAAGTCGACGCTCATCAAGTCCGTCGCCCGCATCCACCGCCCCACGTCAGGCCGGCTGCGGTGGGACGGCACGGTCGACCTCCCCCGCCTGTCGCGGCGCCAGCTCGCGCGGCTGGTGGCGTACGTGCCGCAGGCCATCGACGTGTCGTTCGACCTGGACGTGCGCGAGGCGGTCGTCCTGGGCCGCACACCGTACTTCGGGGCGCGGCCCTCGGCGGAGGACTGGCGGCAGGTGGACCGCGCGATCGCGCTGCTCGGTCTGGAGGACCTCGTCGGGCGGCAGGTGTCGCGCCTGTCCGGCGGGCAGGCGCAGCGTGTGCTCATCGCGCGGTCCGTCGCTCAGCAGCCGAGCATCCTGCTGCTCGACGAGCCGACGAGCGCGCTCGACATCCGCTACCAGCTGCAGACGCTGCAGCTCGCGCGCCGCATCGCGCGCACGGAGGGCGTCGCGGCGGTCATCGCGATCCACGACCTCAACCAGGCCGCGCGGTTCTGCGACTCGATCGCGCTGCTGCGCGCGGGCCGGGTCGTGGCGCACGGCAGCCCGGCGGACGTCCTGACGGCGGAGCGCGTCGAGGACGTGTACGGCATCCGGGCGGAGGTCACGGGCCGGGACGGGGTGGTGCAGGTGCACCCGCTCGTCGACGACGAGGACGGCGAGGCCGCTCCGGTGCGCGAGGCGCAGCTCGTCGCGTGA
- a CDS encoding NAD(P)-binding domain-containing protein has protein sequence MDLSPDLSRVSGRDRDPVPAATAPTGIPTWENASPTRTLPSSAPTADEPTDDLTHDPTRDPTDGPTDDPTRHRSSGSSDASVATNPSGTRRVTRRSLRAASAAAEQAERDRSPVEPVDTEVAAAPGAGPSGAPVVPQPSRSTRRSRRAAASSTPPRPVVDVDVVVIGAGQAGLSAAYHLHKAGLVPVGDRGWQDAEATFVVLDDAPAPGGAWQHRPPGMRVADAHGVHDLPGMPLLVPDPTESAAKAVPYYFSQYEEAFGLHVQRPVAVTRVEEEPADEAPAAGRRLVVTSHLVDEPDVEVVWRARGLVNASGTWRKPFWPTYPGRAAFRGRQLHSRDVLDPADLADGHVVVVGGGTSAAQLLLALADVTTTTWVTRRPPTWRDGQLTPELGRAAVALVAERTRAGLPPGSIVSVTGLPLTDAYRAGIASGVLRARPAFSRIVADGVVWDDPVPPPVPAGEQVDGVLPALGAWVGGDAHVAARTIVWATGYRPALDHLASLRLRGERGGIVMDGTRVAADPRVHLVGYGPSASTIGANRAGRDAVRDLLGHLALR, from the coding sequence ATGGACCTCAGCCCCGACCTCTCTCGCGTGAGCGGACGGGACCGCGACCCGGTGCCCGCAGCAACCGCGCCCACGGGCATCCCGACCTGGGAGAACGCCTCGCCGACCAGGACCCTGCCCTCCTCGGCGCCGACGGCCGACGAGCCGACCGACGACCTGACCCACGACCCGACCCGCGACCCGACCGACGGCCCGACCGACGACCCGACCCGCCACCGGTCGTCCGGGTCGTCGGACGCGTCCGTCGCGACGAACCCGTCCGGGACGCGTCGCGTGACGCGACGCAGCCTGCGCGCGGCGTCCGCCGCGGCCGAGCAGGCGGAGCGGGACAGGTCCCCCGTCGAGCCGGTCGACACCGAGGTGGCCGCGGCGCCCGGTGCCGGGCCCTCCGGTGCGCCCGTCGTGCCGCAGCCGTCCCGCTCGACGCGGCGCTCGCGCCGCGCCGCCGCGAGCAGCACGCCCCCTCGCCCGGTCGTCGACGTCGACGTCGTCGTGATCGGTGCCGGGCAGGCGGGCCTGTCGGCCGCGTACCACCTGCACAAGGCCGGGCTCGTGCCCGTGGGCGACCGCGGCTGGCAGGACGCCGAGGCGACGTTCGTCGTGCTCGACGACGCGCCCGCGCCCGGGGGCGCGTGGCAGCACCGCCCGCCGGGCATGCGCGTGGCCGACGCGCACGGCGTGCACGACCTGCCGGGCATGCCGCTGCTCGTGCCGGACCCCACCGAGAGCGCCGCGAAGGCCGTGCCCTACTACTTCTCGCAGTACGAGGAGGCGTTCGGCCTGCACGTGCAGCGTCCGGTCGCCGTGACGCGCGTCGAGGAGGAACCCGCCGACGAGGCGCCCGCGGCCGGACGCCGGCTCGTCGTGACGTCGCACCTCGTCGACGAGCCCGACGTGGAGGTCGTCTGGCGCGCGCGGGGCCTCGTCAACGCGTCGGGCACGTGGCGCAAGCCGTTCTGGCCGACGTACCCGGGGCGTGCGGCGTTCCGCGGCCGCCAGCTGCACTCGCGCGACGTGCTCGACCCCGCCGACCTCGCGGACGGGCACGTCGTCGTGGTCGGCGGCGGGACCTCGGCCGCGCAGCTGCTGCTCGCGCTCGCGGACGTCACGACGACGACGTGGGTGACGCGCCGCCCGCCGACGTGGCGCGACGGGCAGCTCACGCCCGAGCTCGGGCGGGCCGCGGTCGCGCTCGTCGCGGAGCGCACGCGCGCGGGCCTGCCGCCCGGGTCGATCGTGTCCGTCACGGGGCTGCCGCTCACCGACGCGTACCGCGCGGGCATCGCCTCGGGCGTGCTGCGCGCGCGGCCCGCGTTCAGCCGGATCGTCGCCGACGGCGTCGTGTGGGACGACCCGGTGCCGCCGCCCGTGCCCGCGGGCGAGCAGGTGGACGGGGTCCTGCCGGCGCTCGGCGCGTGGGTCGGCGGGGACGCGCACGTCGCCGCCCGGACGATCGTGTGGGCCACCGGATACCGGCCCGCGCTCGACCACCTCGCGTCCCTGCGCCTGCGCGGCGAGCGGGGCGGGATCGTCATGGACGGCACGCGCGTCGCGGCGGACCCGCGCGTGCACCTCGTCGGGTACGGGCCGTCGGCGTCGACGATCGGTGCGAACCGCGCCGGGCGCGACGCCGTGCGGGACCTGCTCGGGCACCTCGCGCTGCGCTGA
- the mshD gene encoding mycothiol synthase, which produces MVEPTKARVAVAACPAPLEPATAEAVRVLAASAASHDEVAPLSEQPLLSLESDEAPVVHLVATTDDGAVVGYAQVDVGSTTTARAELVVHPGHRRAGLGRSLLDAARATAGEAPRRALHVWAHGDLPAARALAGATGMHVVRELWQMRLELAHRPQAPDRPLPPGVQVRRFVPGQDEEAWRRVNSRAFAHHPEQGRMTSADLRAREAEPWFDPAGFLLAERDGKLLGSVWTKVHPAGEHGPEPVGEIYVVGVDPDAQGLGLGGALTDLGLTHLTVAGLREVILYTEAANEVAIRTYRRAGFTRSAVDVMFGDDTPRSPGDATMGA; this is translated from the coding sequence ATGGTCGAGCCGACGAAGGCGCGCGTCGCGGTCGCCGCGTGCCCCGCACCCCTCGAGCCGGCGACCGCCGAGGCCGTCCGCGTCCTGGCGGCCTCCGCCGCGTCGCACGACGAGGTCGCGCCGCTCTCGGAGCAGCCGCTGCTGTCGCTCGAGTCCGACGAGGCGCCCGTCGTGCACCTCGTCGCGACCACCGACGACGGCGCCGTGGTCGGCTACGCGCAGGTCGACGTCGGCAGCACGACGACCGCGCGCGCCGAGCTCGTCGTGCACCCCGGGCACCGCCGCGCCGGCCTGGGCCGCAGCCTGCTCGACGCGGCCCGCGCGACCGCGGGCGAGGCACCCCGCCGCGCGCTGCACGTGTGGGCGCACGGCGACCTCCCGGCGGCGCGCGCCCTCGCCGGCGCGACCGGCATGCACGTCGTGCGCGAGCTGTGGCAGATGCGCCTCGAGCTCGCGCACCGCCCGCAGGCGCCCGACCGCCCGCTGCCGCCCGGCGTGCAGGTGCGCCGGTTCGTCCCCGGGCAGGACGAGGAGGCGTGGCGGCGGGTCAACTCGCGCGCGTTCGCGCACCACCCCGAGCAGGGCCGCATGACGAGCGCGGACCTGCGCGCACGGGAGGCCGAGCCGTGGTTCGACCCCGCGGGCTTCCTGCTCGCGGAGCGCGACGGCAAGCTGCTCGGCTCGGTGTGGACCAAGGTGCACCCGGCCGGCGAGCACGGCCCGGAGCCCGTCGGGGAGATCTACGTCGTCGGCGTCGACCCCGATGCCCAGGGCCTCGGCCTGGGCGGCGCGCTGACGGACCTCGGCCTCACCCACCTGACGGTCGCCGGGCTGCGCGAGGTCATCCTCTACACCGAGGCCGCGAACGAGGTCGCGATCCGCACGTACCGCCGCGCGGGGTTCACGCGGTCGGCCGTCGACGTGATGTTCGGCGACGACACGCCGCGTTCACCCGGGGATGCCACGATGGGCGCATGA
- a CDS encoding RNA degradosome polyphosphate kinase — protein sequence MTDATALDSELEARIAEHLARAEETDRETETTPLPDDRFLDRELSWLAFNQRVLELAEDTDLPLLERVRFLAIFASNLDEFFMVRVAGLKRRIATGIAMTAASGLSPRQVLEAISEKAHELMDRHARVFADQVQPALAAEGITLVRWQDLGDSEQDRLRKFFRRQIFPVLTPLAVDPAHPFPYISGLSLNLAVVVVNPTTGKEHFARVKVPPLLPRFIAVDASGRPSAPDEQSATVEKGPTSFVPVEDVISEHLEHLFPGMEVREHHTFRVTRNEDVEVEEDDAENLLKAMEKELLRRRFGPPVRLELAEGISPRIRTLLVRELGMAEDEVYELPAPLDQTGLNVIADLDRAELQFPRFVPTTHRQLAEVESATPTDVFAKIRERDILLHHPYDSFSTSVQTFLEQAAADPNVLAIKQTLYRTSGDSPIVDALIDAAEAGKQVLALVEIKARFDEQNNISWARKLEQAGVHVVYGIVGLKTHCKLSLVVRQEADGLRRYSHVGTGNYHPKTARLYTDLGLLTADPEVGQDLTRLFNQLSGYAPKSRFHRLLVAPRSVRSGLVERIEREAAAARAGQPAWIKIKVNSMVDETTIDALYRASQAGVPVDLVVRGICALRPGVPGLSETIRVRSILGRFLEHSRIFAFAHSTPADDDGFTGPEVLIGSADLMHRNLDRRVEALVRVADPDQVAELVDLIDESVAGTTSAWHLETDGSWRRQAHAEDGSPLVDLQSALITRQRRRPGSGR from the coding sequence ATGACCGACGCGACCGCTCTCGACTCCGAGCTCGAGGCCCGCATCGCCGAGCACCTCGCACGCGCCGAGGAGACGGACCGGGAGACCGAGACCACCCCGCTGCCCGACGACCGCTTCCTCGACCGCGAGCTGTCGTGGCTCGCGTTCAACCAGCGCGTCCTGGAGCTCGCGGAGGACACGGACCTGCCGCTGCTCGAACGCGTGCGGTTCCTGGCGATCTTCGCGTCGAACCTCGACGAGTTCTTCATGGTCCGCGTCGCGGGCCTCAAGCGCCGCATCGCGACCGGCATCGCGATGACCGCGGCGTCGGGCCTCTCCCCGCGCCAGGTGCTCGAGGCGATCAGCGAGAAGGCGCACGAGCTCATGGACCGGCACGCGCGCGTGTTCGCGGACCAGGTGCAGCCCGCGCTCGCGGCCGAGGGCATCACGCTCGTGCGCTGGCAGGACCTCGGGGACTCCGAGCAGGACCGGCTGCGCAAGTTCTTCCGTCGGCAGATCTTCCCGGTGCTGACGCCGCTCGCGGTGGACCCGGCGCACCCGTTCCCGTACATCTCGGGGCTCTCGCTCAACCTCGCGGTCGTCGTCGTGAACCCCACCACGGGCAAGGAGCACTTCGCGCGCGTCAAGGTCCCGCCGCTGCTGCCGCGGTTCATCGCGGTCGACGCGTCGGGCCGCCCGAGCGCGCCCGACGAGCAGTCCGCGACCGTCGAGAAGGGCCCGACGAGCTTCGTGCCCGTCGAGGACGTCATCTCCGAGCACCTCGAGCACCTGTTCCCCGGCATGGAGGTGCGCGAGCACCACACGTTCCGCGTGACCCGCAACGAGGACGTGGAGGTCGAGGAGGACGACGCCGAGAACCTCCTCAAGGCCATGGAGAAGGAGCTCCTGCGCCGACGGTTCGGCCCGCCCGTGCGCCTCGAGCTCGCGGAGGGCATCAGCCCGCGCATCCGCACGCTCCTGGTCCGCGAGCTCGGCATGGCCGAGGACGAGGTGTACGAGCTGCCCGCGCCGCTCGACCAGACCGGCCTCAACGTCATCGCCGACCTCGACCGCGCCGAGCTGCAGTTCCCGCGCTTCGTCCCGACGACGCACCGCCAGCTCGCCGAGGTCGAGTCCGCGACGCCGACCGACGTGTTCGCCAAGATCCGCGAGCGCGACATCCTGCTGCACCACCCGTACGACTCGTTCTCGACGAGCGTGCAGACGTTCCTCGAGCAGGCCGCGGCGGACCCGAACGTGCTCGCGATCAAGCAGACGCTGTACCGCACCTCGGGCGACTCGCCGATCGTCGACGCCCTGATCGACGCGGCCGAGGCCGGCAAGCAGGTCCTCGCGCTGGTCGAGATCAAGGCCCGGTTCGACGAGCAGAACAACATCTCCTGGGCGCGCAAGCTCGAGCAGGCGGGCGTGCACGTCGTGTACGGCATCGTCGGGCTCAAGACGCACTGCAAGCTCTCGCTCGTCGTGCGCCAGGAGGCCGACGGCCTGCGGCGCTACAGCCACGTCGGGACGGGCAACTACCACCCGAAGACCGCACGCCTCTACACCGACCTGGGCCTGCTGACCGCCGACCCCGAGGTCGGGCAGGACCTCACGCGTCTGTTCAACCAGCTCTCGGGCTACGCCCCGAAGAGCCGGTTCCACCGCCTGCTCGTCGCGCCGCGCTCGGTGCGCAGCGGCCTGGTGGAACGCATCGAGCGCGAGGCCGCCGCCGCGCGGGCCGGGCAGCCCGCGTGGATCAAGATCAAGGTCAACTCGATGGTCGACGAGACCACGATCGACGCGTTGTACCGCGCGAGCCAGGCGGGCGTGCCCGTCGACCTCGTGGTGCGCGGCATCTGCGCGCTGCGCCCGGGCGTGCCGGGCCTGAGCGAGACGATCCGCGTGCGCTCGATCCTCGGGCGGTTCCTCGAGCACTCGCGCATCTTCGCGTTCGCGCACTCGACCCCCGCCGACGACGACGGCTTCACCGGCCCCGAGGTGCTGATCGGCTCGGCCGACCTCATGCACCGCAACCTCGACCGGCGCGTCGAGGCGCTCGTGCGCGTCGCCGACCCCGACCAGGTGGCCGAGCTCGTCGACCTGATCGACGAGTCCGTCGCGGGCACGACGTCCGCGTGGCACCTCGAGACCGACGGGTCGTGGCGGCGTCAGGCGCACGCCGAGGACGGCTCGCCGCTCGTCGACCTGCAGTCGGCCCTCATCACGCGCCAGCGGCGGCGCCCGGGCTCGGGCCGGTGA
- a CDS encoding NUDIX hydrolase → MTRPAHAAAVEAAGALVWRVRTGRLQVALVHRPRYRDWSWPKGKLDPGETVVEAAWREVAEETGHDVVLGVPLPPLEYALSDGRLKRVHYWAAQVAGRQDAAALRARPPVPRASRDEIDQVRWYDVEAAAARLTRAADRAPLVALVEEHAKGRLDTRALVVARHGTARSRTAWHGDEATRPLTPGGRRQATALVPVVSAFGAARVVTSPWQRCVATAQPYASHAQLPIEHVPALTEHGHAVDPGSAVEVVTDLLHRAQDALLCTHRPVLPTVLETLAAHARRHVREALPPADPYLRPGQVLVAHVAQRATGPRVVAVESHRPV, encoded by the coding sequence GTGACCCGACCGGCCCACGCGGCCGCCGTGGAGGCGGCCGGTGCCCTCGTCTGGCGCGTGCGCACCGGGCGGCTGCAGGTCGCGCTCGTGCACCGGCCCCGCTACCGGGACTGGTCGTGGCCCAAGGGCAAGCTCGACCCGGGCGAGACGGTGGTCGAGGCCGCGTGGCGCGAGGTCGCCGAGGAGACCGGCCACGACGTGGTGCTGGGCGTCCCGCTGCCGCCCCTCGAGTACGCGCTGTCCGACGGTCGGCTCAAGCGCGTGCACTACTGGGCCGCGCAGGTCGCGGGCCGCCAGGACGCGGCCGCGCTGCGGGCCCGCCCGCCCGTCCCGCGTGCGTCGCGCGACGAGATCGACCAGGTGCGCTGGTACGACGTCGAGGCCGCCGCGGCCCGGCTCACCCGCGCCGCCGACCGCGCGCCGCTCGTCGCGCTCGTCGAGGAGCACGCCAAGGGCCGCCTGGACACGCGCGCGCTCGTCGTCGCGCGGCACGGCACCGCACGCTCCCGCACGGCCTGGCACGGCGACGAGGCGACGCGACCGCTCACGCCCGGCGGGCGCCGCCAGGCCACCGCCCTGGTACCCGTGGTCTCCGCGTTCGGCGCCGCGCGCGTCGTCACGAGCCCGTGGCAGCGGTGCGTCGCGACCGCGCAGCCGTACGCGTCGCACGCGCAGCTGCCGATCGAGCACGTCCCCGCGCTGACCGAGCACGGCCACGCCGTCGACCCGGGCTCGGCCGTCGAGGTCGTCACCGACCTGCTGCACCGCGCGCAGGACGCGCTGCTGTGCACGCACCGGCCCGTGCTGCCCACGGTGCTCGAGACGCTCGCGGCGCACGCCCGCCGCCACGTGCGCGAGGCCCTGCCGCCGGCCGACCCCTACCTGCGTCCGGGGCAGGTCCTCGTCGCGCACGTCGCGCAACGCGCGACCGGCCCCCGCGTCGTCGCCGTCGAGTCCCACCGACCTGTGTGA
- a CDS encoding DUF47 domain-containing protein — protein MRLRLTPRDTTFFDLFAASAQHLVTGANLLGEMLGATTAGRKELGKRIAEAEHLADEATHQIMRRLNQTFVTPFDRDDIYQLASNLDDCMDYMDEAADLMVLYKIGELPPRVADQVQVLQRSAELTAEAMPRLRSMDSLSEYWVEVNRLENQADKSYRKLLAQMFDEIADPIQLMKLKEIVEKLEEAADAFEKVANTVETIAVKES, from the coding sequence GTGCGCCTGCGCCTGACACCGCGCGACACCACGTTCTTCGACCTCTTCGCCGCCTCGGCGCAGCACCTCGTCACCGGGGCCAACCTGCTCGGCGAGATGCTCGGTGCGACCACCGCCGGACGCAAGGAGCTCGGCAAGCGCATCGCCGAGGCCGAGCACCTGGCCGACGAGGCGACGCACCAGATCATGCGTCGTCTGAACCAGACGTTCGTCACCCCGTTCGACCGCGACGACATCTACCAGCTCGCGTCGAACCTCGACGACTGCATGGACTACATGGACGAGGCCGCCGACCTCATGGTCCTGTACAAGATCGGCGAGCTGCCCCCGCGCGTCGCCGACCAGGTGCAGGTCCTGCAGCGGTCGGCCGAGCTGACCGCCGAGGCCATGCCGCGCCTGCGCTCGATGGACTCGCTCTCGGAGTACTGGGTCGAGGTCAACCGCCTCGAGAACCAGGCCGACAAGTCGTACCGCAAGCTGCTCGCGCAGATGTTCGACGAGATCGCCGACCCGATCCAGCTCATGAAGCTGAAGGAGATCGTCGAGAAGCTCGAGGAGGCCGCGGACGCCTTCGAGAAGGTCGCGAACACGGTCGAGACGATCGCGGTCAAGGAGTCCTGA
- a CDS encoding inorganic phosphate transporter, translating into MEAALVILVVALALGFDYTNGFHDAANAIATSVSTRALTPRIALVMAAVMNFVGAMLGTTVAETIATSIVDLQEASNHSALLVIVCGLVGAIVWNLITWWFGLPSSSTHALIGGLVGAGLAASLGVYWGAVFDKVVVPMVVSPVVGFTLAFFLMVGVLWLLRNAAPARTQRRFRFAQTFSAAAMALGHGLQDAQKTMGVIYLALLTVGWADADEGIPLWVKVSAAAAISAGTYSGGWRIMRTLGRKIIEVDPARGFVAESVSATVLYVMAMGLHAPVSTTHTVTSAIMGVGATKRASAVRWGVAKNIATAWVLTIPAAALVAALVTLALSPLIG; encoded by the coding sequence GTGGAGGCTGCTCTCGTCATTCTCGTCGTCGCGCTCGCGCTCGGGTTCGACTACACCAACGGTTTCCACGACGCCGCGAACGCCATCGCGACCTCCGTGTCGACCCGCGCCCTGACCCCGCGCATCGCGCTCGTCATGGCCGCCGTCATGAACTTCGTCGGTGCGATGCTCGGCACGACCGTGGCCGAGACGATCGCGACGTCGATCGTCGACCTGCAGGAAGCGTCGAACCACAGCGCGTTGCTCGTGATCGTCTGCGGGCTCGTCGGCGCGATCGTCTGGAACCTCATCACCTGGTGGTTCGGCCTGCCGTCGTCGTCGACGCACGCGCTCATCGGCGGGCTCGTCGGTGCGGGTCTCGCGGCGAGCCTCGGCGTCTACTGGGGCGCGGTGTTCGACAAGGTCGTCGTGCCGATGGTCGTCTCGCCGGTCGTCGGCTTCACGCTCGCGTTCTTCCTCATGGTCGGCGTGCTGTGGCTGCTGCGGAACGCCGCGCCCGCCCGCACGCAGCGCCGGTTCCGCTTCGCGCAGACGTTCTCCGCCGCGGCGATGGCCCTGGGGCACGGCCTGCAGGACGCGCAGAAGACCATGGGCGTCATCTACCTCGCGCTGCTGACGGTCGGCTGGGCCGACGCGGACGAGGGCATCCCGCTGTGGGTCAAGGTCTCCGCGGCTGCCGCGATCTCCGCGGGCACCTACTCGGGCGGCTGGCGCATCATGCGCACGCTCGGCCGCAAGATCATCGAGGTCGACCCGGCGCGCGGGTTCGTCGCCGAGTCCGTCTCCGCGACGGTGCTGTACGTCATGGCGATGGGCCTGCACGCCCCGGTCTCGACGACGCACACCGTGACCTCGGCGATCATGGGCGTCGGCGCGACCAAGCGCGCGTCCGCCGTGCGCTGGGGCGTCGCGAAGAACATCGCGACGGCGTGGGTGCTGACGATCCCGGCGGCCGCACTCGTCGCGGCGCTCGTGACGCTCGCGCTCAGCCCGCTGATCGGCTGA